The genomic region tttttgaatgTGCATTGAATAACAAGTAGTATTGCTTCAGCTCTGATGGTCAAAGGCTGTAAGGCAAAGACTGTGGTTTCAGCTAGTGTAGTTGAAAAGCATAGCAACACTCATAATGTGTTTGGATGACTGAGAAGAACTCTTAAGACAAGCAGAttattctgtggggtttttttaaaacttcattcaAGTCCCttaatttgcagtatttttttttttaatttgcagttaaATTTTCCAAAGTGATTTCATGAAACTCTTGCTTCATGGTAAGTGCACTAACCTCTGCAATCTCTGTGCCCTTCATCCCCACTTCACAGATGGGAAAGACGCACCCAGAATTTGAAGTGCGAAATATCTACTGAATAATACTGATATCAAATAGATATCAAATATCTATTTGAATCTACTGGATTTAAATCTCTTTAGGTCTGAATACTTCAGAGCATCACCTATTTGAAACCACCTGTCACTGATTTCCATTGTGTCTGTGAGCACTTAGTGGTTTTGCTGATCTCAGCTGAAGCAACTGAGTTTGGGTGTAGAGGAGCACACATTTCATGTTTCCTTGAAGTGATTTGTCCAGCAGCAGCCTGCCATGACCACAGAAGACTGAAGCTGCTTCTCTAGGAAGTCTGTCACTTCTATGACTGTAACTTCTTTCCCTTGATTACCAAAGTCTTTTCATGCCTTCTAGCTTCTGCATCAAATGAGCACATCAGCTTGCAGACAACACCTGTCTCCTTTCACAACACGCATTCTCTGTGCCTACAAGGGGAAATGGCCCTTTTCAGGTGGAGTTACCTGGTTCATAGTTACTAAACACAAGTGGTCTAATTAAGGTTTGAAATGCAATCAAAAGTctcatattttttaatattgtatgTAACTCATCAGCTTTGATGTTATTTAACCAATATTGTGTGTTCAGCGAGGATAGGggaatttgtaattttattttatttgttaaagtAAACTAAAAAATCCATAGATAGAAGTGTACTAAGGTCCAAAAAGTCTGTATTTGGACTTCGAAAGGACTGATGCCTTTACCTGCTTTGTACTGGTGCTTGAAACCATCAGTTTGAAACTTTATCATTTTTTACCTGTGCTTGAGTTGTACCGGTAACAAAGCATGAGGAGTGTGGGACCTAGATTAATTTATGTTGTTTGATTAATACCTCtttcatattttgtatttaatttctagtTGCGTCTATTTTACACAGATATAAAAAAAGCTGTCCTCAGAGTAGAAGAAGTTTGAAATCAAGCCGTCCCCGGTATGGGGCTGTGACTTCCTTTTTGCAATCACTGGTCACTCAGGCAGAACCTCGCTTTGCTATGTTTGGGCCGGGTTTGGAAGAGCTGGACGACTCTTTAGTGCAAAAGATGATGACATGCCCAGAAATTCTGCTAGTAGCTGGCCTACCTCAAAGACAAATTCATGGtaatgctggttttggtttttggcttttttattttgtaaacagaTATAACACGAAAAACACTGGGGGAGAAATGCAGAAAAGGgatgcttttttctccccttgaaaCTCAATAGCATAGTggtaagaaaaaatgaaattttctctctttgtaTTTATTCAGAAGGATAAATGCAATGAACATTTGGGATAAAATTACAACTGTAGTGAATTTATGATTAAATTTGCACAGTGTCAGAGGGATCATTTTGCTCCTTGTACTTCTATTTTCACCCTAAATTACATGTTACACCTGCTGTTGTAATGGATAAATGCAGACAGAACTTTCTTTAGATACTGCTTGCAGTAAGTGGCTAAAAAACGCACTTGTGCTTTTATACAGGAGGTCAAGACTGATCCTTTATATGATTCAGTCTTGTGGTACCAAATGGTGTAAATTTCATTTAGAAGAGTTATAGGAGCAggtgaaggatttttttcaacGTTTAAAAACATAGTTTTGAACATCTGTAATTTCACTTCAGTCCAAACCAGAGAcaaaaatttattactttttaactAATGTTTATTTCAGCACAGCAGAATTGGAATAATTAAATTGTATTGATAGAAAGTGTGAAAATACGGTTTCTTAGTGTTACCTTTTCTCTCTCATGTCCTTTTCAATGCAGCTTATCGTAAACAGACTAGAGCCTTTGCTATGCCAGTTTCGGCTAATAAACGCAAGTCTAGCTCCTCTCTGACTTAGGTTTCTAGGTTCAAGTCTTAAGTATCAGAAACATGGAGATgcctccttgttttcttttaatactattgaattgattttaattaaattaatagtCTTATCAATGAGACCATGTATAAAATTTCATCGTAAAATAGTAAATATGCTACCCCTAATGGCAACACCTAGGCTTGGGTATACCCATTTTATAGCACCACTGGAACTTTCAGCCTTCCACTTAGTTGTATTCAGTAACCAAACAGTTGTAATCTCATATACTCATGTTTTCATATTCAGTAACCAAATAGTTGTAATCTCATACAGTCATTTTTTCCCTGTAGGAATTGGATCAGGAGTCAGTTTTCAGTTTAATCACAATCAAAAATTCAATATTCTGACATTGTATTCAACCACCAGGTAAGTTTTgtcctccaccaaaaaaaaagtacagtttcTCGGTTATTTCATACTTTTGCTCATGTTTTTGTCATGTGATTTTCATGCGTGCATTCACATGCATGGATATCCCTTATAAACTGAAGTTTCAATGcatgtcttcattttttctttctttctccaaccGCTAAATTTTCACGTGGAAGTGATAAATCTTTTCCAAACCTTATCCATAGCAAATGAGTATGACAAATAGATAACAGGTGCTTCTATCCCTCTCGATACCTTGATTGATTCCCTTTTGAAACACTATATAAACTCATCCTGGGGTGTATTTTCATATGCATCTTGCAGATGGCTAACCGTCTGTATATGTACACTAGAAAagagggggggggcaggagggggcagggagaaaggaaacTTTTCCTGGCTCAGGCCATTTTCCTGTCCCTTTCCTGTGCTGCCTAGACTCTCAAAACTGAGTTTTTACGTTCTCAATTAACCTGACTACTGAAATATTGAAATATCTTTCAGTGTGGAAAGGAGGAGAGCGAGGGCAGAGCAAGCTGTTGCTGTGAATAAGATGTTCTACCAAGAGAACAGCATAGTAGGGAATCAGCGAGCCGTGCACTACAGTGTAATAGCTCAAGTGAAAAAGGTGTGCGAAGTAGTTGATGGATTCATTTATGTTGCTAATGCAGAAGCTCATAAAAGTAAGGGGTgtctctttattttatttattcatattttgtgAATGATTGGAATGTCATAAAAGATTGCGGAGAATATGCAATACATCAAAATCCATGTTTTGACTCTTCCAAAATCTGCTTCATTAGTGCTATTTCTTCATGGCTTATCCAGTCGAAGAGGTCCCCTAACCCAGACACTCCCTCATCTCCCTTTGAGGGGTTATGGCCCCTTCTTCCATTTATGGTGGATACTGATATGGTTGCTATCTAAGCTACATGTGGGAAAtgatctggattaaaaaaaaaccaaaacaaaacaaaccctgggCATGGGTAGGAGAAGGCGGCTGAAATGCATCGGTGGTGGTGTAATAGCCTGGAAACAGAACCTTGACCAGGAAAACTGCAGTAAAAGATGCAGTAGTCCAAACTAGGATAGTCCTGTAAGAGGATAATCCAAATATCTATTATGATAATTGTCTTTACATTCATCAACTTTAAATGGAGGGAAAGGGCTAGCTCATAAAAGAACAGGGTAAAAAAAATGTGAAGGGATATACTAAGGAGAAAAGTACAGTCAGTAGGGAAGGGCTGCTGATTGTACAGTGTGTGAGTATTTCTTAATGGCTTGTTGCAGTTTTGATCTCTGTGAGGTACTTGGAAAATGCTCTGATGTTAAGGACTGGAATAGGCTGCCTGTAGAATCTATGGAGATCTTTAAATAACATCTAAGTGCGACATGAACATCTGTGTGACACGAATGCGGATGATGCAGCCTTGTGATAAGATGAACTAGATAATTTGGCCATATCCCTTCCACCCCTGTTTCCTCACCTCTGAAatcttaaatatttgaaaagtaaaaaaaaaaaaaagttctccttgggatttgcatatatttaatactcatatattaaaaattgtttcttaGAGCATGATCGTCAAGAGGAACTGGCTCGTATTTTGGCAATGATTGATCCAGCCCTCGGGCCTCCGAACAGACCTCTGCTAGTTTTGTCTTGCATCTCTCACATTGGTGTGAAAAGAATTCCGTGTGTTTACATGGCACACCAGTTGCAACTAAATCTGCTACGTCAGCCCTGGATGGTACTTGCTTTTAAacctttattttatatttctctgtGGCTTAAATTTAATTTAGGCTGATGGTAGTTCCTGAACTGTACCTACCTAAGCAAGTGTGCAGCTTTCAACACTAGTATGTGAGGTCTCCACTGAAGTGAAGAATTTAGTTTCTCTGGTCCTCTAAGATGAAGCATTAGCCTATCTGAACATAGGGGAGCTAAGTGGTTTGCCCAGGAACACGCAAGAAACTTCAGATGGAGCCAGAATGTAAGGAAGGACGAAATGCCGGTCTTGAAGGGAGTAAGGAAGCTTCAGTTAATTGAAATCTAAATTTCCTGAGTCACGACCCAAGGCCTTGGACACAAGGTAGATTCTTCTGCCATTTTCAGGAGACTGTTAATTGCCACTTGCTTGATGTGATGTATTGAGTTTTTGACAAATCAGTTTTTTACCTAGCACGTGAGGTCCTGAACCTGTTCTTTTATGCTTGTCAAGCACAGTATGTATCAGTTTGGCTCAGCCacacataatttatttttggtGACACTGTGTAGCCGACGAATAATACttaattagaaaaaacaaaatcctgatTTGAGATAATTCCTTTGTTTTCCTAAGGAAAATGTTtacaagcttttttaaaaacataccaTTTATAATAGTCACTTTATAATACATTACAAAATCTGAGAATTAATAATATGCATTGAATTCTAAAGCTAGCAGCAGTTTTGCTTTAGGAGTTACAAGAAGAATTTTCAAGTAGATTCTCATCTGTAAAGCAACTGTAATGTTCCAGAATAGCTGATGGAACAATTGAGATAAAATTCACCTTGATACCAGAATGCAAGGCTTTCCTAATGGGTCTTACAATTCATTTTGTACCTTACTCTTAAGAAACCTTTTTTGTCTAAGGCACCTTTAAACCAGTGATAAAAATTTAGGTTTGATATGAATATTTCTGACTTCAGGGATAGACATGGAGTGATGCTAAAATGCTGTTAGATCCCGTTACCTGTTATCTATGACAtgaggctttttttatttttacaggtaCAGGACACTGTAGCTGCAACTTTAGCTGGATTGCTAAATGGAATTGAGTGGCTCCTGGAAGAAGCAAATAGTAAAAATGCACAGTAATGGAAGTGTGCATTGTTTTACTGTATAGAGACTTTGCTGTTTTGCAGTTCAGATGAAGTGAGAATCTTGTCCTGACAGAGCACTGTCAGAAGGGAGATTTAAAAGGCAAACCTGCGTATATTTCACTGCATGTACTTTAATAATTAACATTCTTCCAACGGTAGTCCTGAATTGGAAGTACAAGTAGGATTGCCTGGATTCCAGCAGCTGATGAAGAAGTGATTTTGGGGGGCAATCTGggtgttttggattttttctttctttcaagctGGGGCCTTTAGCGTGCAatcttttctcagtatttctaATAATCTAATCTCTTCTGTAAATGTACCTAACACTAGGTTAGTTTATCAGCAGAGCCCTATGGCACGCATCACACATTTAGTAAGTATATTCAGTGGAGATCTTGACAGTGACGGTTCCCAACCAAAGAAAATATACTGTACGTTGTACAGTAGTAGGCTGACAGAAAGACATATCTCTTTCAAAAGAGTAAATTCCcctgtattttttccagaaacaatGCCTAGACAAGAAATAGCCCCTGCAGAAGAATTGCTGGCCCAGACCAAAATTTTTAGAAGCAAACAAATAACTGTGTATGAATTGGTTGTTTCTTGTTTGTGATCTTATTTATTAACCAACCACAAGACTTCAGCATCTTCTGCTTTCTGATGCAGGGAAATTATCAGCTTGAACTGGACATTACTCTGATGTCATGAATAAATGTTAAATAGAATCGTTAGTACTTTAGGACATTTATCGGATATGTAGGACCTATCAGTTACTCAACTAGTTGTGGCCATTTGCAGATGTGAAGTGTACTTGGCTTAAAATTTTCTACacagttgaaaatatttttataaaaagggAAACAACATTTTAGAGCTGGAATTGCATTTTCCATATTGATGTCATTTGGGATAGTGCTAGTCTTCcacctttttaatgtttttctaatTATTGGATGAATGCTTAGAAACTTCCCTTGGATTTCTTGCCTATGCATGTATTTGGggtttgttctgggtttttttgtttttctcctctctccatggAAATGCAGTAGTCTCACAATTTTTTCTTGGTACCTAGATAAATGGCTACATGGTGCACATTCAGCTGTAACTGCCCTCATTGTGGTTTATGTGTGCGATGCTCAACACAGCTATGTCAGAAACACTCCATTTgagaagttttttattttttaatgagctAGGACAGACAcaggaagtgtttttttttttaatctttatgcaCAATTAACTCCGCTTTCTAGACATTTTTGTATGTCTTCTAATCAGGACATATGGTTTTTTAATAGGGTATGTGTGCTTTGGCCTTTAGAATAGAGAAGACACAAAAGATTTAGGAGTATTTGGGGGAAAACTCCACACTTTGTGACTGGGTGTATGTGACTTCCCTGCTAGTCATAATAATTCTGTGATAAATCTGTAAAGAGTTGAATGCAGCAACCTGTTGCTATGTTAGTTACTacaaatatgttattttatgCAAGATCCCCATTCTTCTTTCTTCAtgaggaataaattattttttaaagaacgGTATTTACAGTCTTTCTGTGTGTTAAGCTCCcctgcatgtgtgcacatgcgtgcacgcacacacaaatCTGTAGTCATGCTGTCACAACAGATAAAAAATTACTGTCATTAGTCATTAGTGAGCAATGTTATTGTATGTTATCTGTTTAATTAACAGATACTAattcactgtcattttaaaaGGTCAAGATAATGTAGggaatataatttttcttaacCTAAAGAACATCAGTTGTATTAACTTAAAGATAGGATAACTTAAAGAATTAAGAGTTATGAGTTTTAAGGATGCAGCCTAGGAAACAAACAGTGGGAATTAGAAGTCCATGCAGTCGCAGAGCTCCAGCATCGTAGGAACGGCAGAGCCGGTGGTGGGGTAGCTTGCATGATTTGAGTACTGCGGTGGATCAGTACAGGCAAGGAACATGAGTGTGTATGCTGTGCAAAGGAACAGCTTAGATGCACGGAGGTATGCTATGGAAGAGGCAGCCAGCCTGTTGAGAATTCATATGGCAAATAGCTGCAGAGATGCACTGTGGATTTTGTTTAGCACTACCTTTTAAATTTCACCTCAAACACTTCCTACTATTTAAATTCCTGAATCTCCCGAGTTTAGAAGCGTAGTAAGTCAATTAAGCTTGGGACTTAAGTTGTTACAAATTCAACATTAGTTGGATATGGAATATTAGAACATCactaaaaggtattttaaaactttttaatattaaaaaaaaaatattttaacctgtttggttttgatttatcACAGTAAATGCAACCATGATGGGTTTGTGAGAAAGAAAACCATCAGGATCTGGATCCCAGCAATCTTGTTCTTGGGATGAAGGATTCTAACAGTGCtagaaagaaaatcactttccTGTCCACTGAGGCAGGTTGTTTATCCAAACAGTGGTCACAAAATAAAAGGTTCAAATGACAGTACATGTGATTTATAAGAAAACTGAATTACTGAGGCTTCCCCTGAGCAGCTTTCCCAAAAAGAAAGTGCCAGTGGGGATGCTAATTTTCAAGTCTTTGAAACTTGCCTGCTGCCAGCTCCAAAGCAGTAAATGAGGGTACCTGCCAAGCTCGCAGGACAAAAGGAGGCAGCACAGTGACAGCGTCCCTGTAACTTGCTAGGTGTCTTGCAGTTTCTTCTAATGGAGTGGCCCTGGGTGGTCGCGGAGGCTCCACGCGGGAGCGGCAGTGGGGACCCTTCGCTTCCCTGCGGCTTCAGAGGGGAGCGGTGGCTCACTGTGTGTCCCACTGGATGGCACTGCTGATCCACATCAGCCACTGACGCCGTCCAGGCAGCATCCCTACACCCGTTGCCAAAATTGCTTCAAGTAATCAATTTTACTCCCTTCTCAGATATGGCAGCAAGCAGATGCAGTTATAGAAAACCCTATGAGAAAATCAACATGTTTTTCAAAGGCTTATAGACAGGGGATACGCTGCCTCTTCTTTTAATCTGATGGGTATCAATATCAATTTGTATGGTAGGGTGAGTATTGCAGCTAAAGAGAATAGCTGGAGTCGCTGTCAGGAGGCTGTATGGAAATAATTGCTGGTATCATTGCAAGGTGATTGATGCTTTAGTTGGTGATTTAGTTTGTCTTTTGTGCCATTTTAGCACTAGTGGTTCtggataaattattttccttatgtACAAGGATAAAGAAATAGTATTCTTTGGCCAGTTAAAGAAGGTGATATAGCTAGAGCTTGTGCTTTAATCTCAAGCCAGAGGATGTTTGCACACAGGCTGCTCTCAGCTCTCTCGGGAGGATGAAACTACAAATCAAGACCGTAGGTAGGCATATAGCAGAGATGTTCAACGGGTGAGACAGAGTAAACAACAAAACACAGTGGATCTGGATAGAGGGGTATATTTAAGAACCAGTGAGATTAGATTATCTCCCTCGCTAGCTTGCTCCCCCTCCAGCATTATGTTTGCTATGTCTACCCTTCCCAGCAGGGAGGTAACAGCTGGTCCAGGGTCAGGCATAAAGTCCTGTCCGTTTGTGCTGCGCAACTGCTCACAGGTACCGGTCTGGGTATTACTGTCCAAGGTCCCTGGGCAGGTGCTTCAGCCTCTTAACCATCTTAGTGACCCTTTGCTGGTTTCTCTCTGGTTTATATCTCCCATACTGCAGGCTTAAAACTGGACACCCTGCTCCAGATGCAGACCCGGAAGTCCTGGGCAGAGAGGAATGAACACTTGTCCTCAGTGTAGCCCAGTATGTGGTTAGCCTTTATCACTGCATGGGCACACTGGTGCCGAGGTTCACTGGTCCACCAGGAGCTCAGATcccttttgcagagctgctgccaaacCAGTCGGTCCCTGACCTGCACTGATGCACACTGTGTTCcctcccagatgcaggactttgtgTTTGTCTTTGCTCAACATCTGGAGGTTCCTGAAGCACCTGTTGGCTCATCGAATGCATGCTTGCAGTATTTCTGGCTGTCCTCACACAAGAAGCCTGGTATCTCTGGCAACACTGGCCCTGCACATGACAGCATGTAGAATCAGGCACTtgatgggagagaaaaaaggcatTCAGTCTTTTCCTGAAGGCTGAAATCAATCAAGCCATCAGCTCCATCAAAAAAGTTGTACAATACTAGTCTTAGAGCCTCAAAATAAATTCCTCCATAGTTTGGCAAACTGGTGGGAGATGAATATGAAAGGCTGATATTGTCCCAGAAGTACTTTTCACCGAGCTCTGAAAAGAGTTGCATTGTGAAATGATCCTGGTGATGACCCAGAAACACCTACTGTattcattaaattatttaatactaCACTCTGCAAAGtgataacaataaaataaactcTTTTGTTTGTTCTCAGGAATGACAGTCAAGGAACTGAGGTAGGTAGTGACTGAGGGACTAAGGGCTGTATTCCTTAATCAGTAGTGTTCTATTGATAAAGGGATATCATTTTGGTGTGGCATCTTTTATATCTTTCCACAGACTTGAATTATGAAGGCAATTCCACAGCCTGATACCAGGGGAGACATGTTCCACAAATGTGAACATATAAAGGCTACTCtccaagaacaaaaccaagccTTTTTCTCTACTTTGAATCAAATCCAGCTCGTCTTTTATGAAAGGTTTTTATACAAGTTTTCTAAACAAATTACTCTAGAAACAGCAGTTGCTTAGAACTTTCTCCCGTGAGACTGATAGTATTGACAGCCAATTACCTTTGAAATTCAGCTGGCTTCATCTTGAATTTTGTGGAGATTTAAAGCAATGTCCATAGCTTTAGTTCATATGAAAGCAATAGTTTAAATTTGACCTCTACATTAAATTCTGTaggataaattattttaaattttgtcatGAATCTGAATCACGAGGATTTAAGTAAACAAGTTACCTGGGAAACCTCTTTTTAGAATATAACCTTCATTCATCACATGTGCAAACCTTGCATAGTATAGCATAAGGTTGCAATGATACAGCTGCACATtatgcttcttttaaaaagcacaagctatttgcaagaaaataaatgcaaattacaaGTTTaactaacaaaaatattaaaagaatcttatgttttttccaaaattagAGACTCAAATTTtgtaaaaacataaattattgaGAGCAAAGAACCTAATTACCTGATTACTGCTACATTCATATAAAATAAGAGGGACAACTCTGAGTATAATCAACATGTGGTTGAATTATGCACTTGAATTCAAGCATCTTTCAGTCTTTTGTTGAAAAGAATTGCTGCTGAGCCAATATCAATATCCTTCTTTTCAGCTGATAGACTTGAACTGCTTTTGGACTCACTAAACCCAAAAAACTTCCACCAAGTAATTAtgttttttaacttgcttttcaCCACAGGAAGTGAGTTGATATAAATCAGCTGGTGTACAGGCACACAATGAGACATTTTTCCCCTAGCAGTTCTCTTATCATTTGTTCCAGTCACAAGTAGctaataatttagaaataaactgaaaattaaataacttAAAGGAAGTGTTGGTGTTAAGATTTTTAGGAGTGTCTTTATATGCCTGAGTGTGCCTGAGGGTGTAATAGTTTGAAAGGCCCAACTTAAAAGAAGTCATTGGAAACTGCTGCCACGGCAACCCACAAGATTCCCGGTAGGCACCCAAAATCACCAATAATGGAAAATTCTGGCTAACATCCAAAAACCTTATATTGATATTTCCACAGTGCCCATTGTTTATTGGTGTCCCTACTGCCATCTGAGTCACCCCCTCAAGTCTCATATGCTGAGCACGAGACTCAGTGAGCTCCTGCCTTACTTTCTCCCATGTGTCTCTGGTCTCTAAGCAGTACAGCACAGCggtttctttcctgctctgttatTCTGTGcaccaaattaatttaattggcCTGACCTGTGATTTGCTGAGCAGATGATTCTGAAGTCAGGGgtggaagaaaatgcagaacCGTGCTTCATCTGGAGCCCACGTGAGATTCTGCACGCAGAGGTGCAGCCATATACCGGGAACCCTCTCCTAATCCTCATCACATCCCAGGTGTATAAATTTACCCCGTATTTGAGCACACAGAATTGCATACACCAGGAGAAAGGAGGGTCTTAGAATATTTGAGCCACATCCACAGAATTTCAGTAGTTATGGCACGATATGCAGTGAAATTCCTGAAGCCCGATCCTGTATTTCTGGTGAAAATGCTGCTCAGatatttctgtgcatttataTGTTGctagtttgatttctttttgtgcACATCAAAGTGGAATGGAGATATTTGGATACTGGAATATTACTGTTGTCACACCATTCCCTGCAATAGCAGAAAGGCTGCTCAGGTTGCTCCAGAGAGGCATTTGCAACATACCCAGAGATTGTCAGGCTGCATATTTATCTGAGCGCAGGTAGAAGTTGGCATGGCAGCTAGGGCACCACTCCTCAGAATGGGTATCTTCTTCCTGACACCTCTGTGAAATAACTAAACAGACTGTCTACATTGGAAAGTTGTCTCCAAATAGAAAGTGAATTAGAAAAAATTTGCTATTCTTGAACAACTGCAAGTAGGGCCACTCTCATTCCAAAATAAGAGCTCTTTGTTCATTCAAAGTAGGTTAAACTACACCAGAAGGACATACTCCTGTCCTGGGAAAAGAGCATCAGCACTTTATCCCCGATTTATACTCGGGgataaaatgtcataaaatggTTCCAGAGTAACTTCACAGAAGGTAAGCCTTAAATGATAATGTCCTGTAAGATAAACAAATATTGtatttcaaaaatacaaatgcagtgAGTTAAATCTTTGAATtaagtctttttatttcttcttggatCATTGTTTGACACTGTGATCACAGGGGCTCTGTGAAGCACACATCCTGGCCTCAGTAAGCTATGGGCCATGCTTACACTGTACTTCAGCTGCAGCACATCCCAAAGAGATGCACTGCAGCACTGTTTGCACCTTGACAGCCCTGTATGGTTGCTTATTGCCAAGAGAGTGCATTGTGAGTTGTATGTTTGTGGACCCAGGCCCAGAAGGCACAGCTCACACAGCCCATCCAGGGTGAGAGCAAGCCGTAACAAGGAGTAATGTGGGCTTATCTCCTCTGAGGTGCCAGTGCACCAGACCCCACCCAAAACCTAAAACTTAGTCCCAGGCATATTGATAGTGAGCTGGAACCAGTTCCTAAACAGAGCATAGATGTAGCCTGAATCCACCAAAATCATGTTCCTGCTGGCTCAAGTTAAGAGAGGGTTGGGATCCTCTAATTTGCTGCTCTAGATCAAGGAATTGCTAAATAGCCCCCCCCATATTTATTATCAAGGTTTCTGAAGATAGGTTTCATCATACAAGTATTCAAGGGTATTTAAGTAGGGTGTTGTTGAGAGTATCTAAAATTAGGGACCCAAAGTCCCCATACagagagaaagagtgagagagagacaggTATCCCCAGAGAGCATTTTGGAGATCCTGTGTTACTTTAGCACATTACAACATCACTGCTCCTAAAGAATTTGGTTTATggtatttaattctttttttgttttttctgtttgagaCAGCCTGAAAGTCCTGGGTAAAAAAGTGCTGGAGTCTCTCCCAGCTA from Aptenodytes patagonicus chromosome Z, bAptPat1.pri.cur, whole genome shotgun sequence harbors:
- the FBXO4 gene encoding F-box only protein 4, which produces MAAGGAEERGGLEAGVRGRLRVLRERWTRGSRERGGTAVFAAPPRPALPEDVEEVSALQALPIDVQLNIMSFLSPQDLCHLGSTSCYWRAAVQDPLLWRYFLLRDLPFWTSVDWKSLPDVEIFNKAFSEVSDSALYDYMAVYKKSCPQSRRSLKSSRPRYGAVTSFLQSLVTQAEPRFAMFGPGLEELDDSLVQKMMTCPEILLVAGLPQRQIHGIGSGVSFQFNHNQKFNILTLYSTTSVERRRARAEQAVAVNKMFYQENSIVGNQRAVHYSVIAQVKKVCEVVDGFIYVANAEAHKKHDRQEELARILAMIDPALGPPNRPLLVLSCISHIGVKRIPCVYMAHQLQLNLLRQPWMVQDTVAATLAGLLNGIEWLLEEANSKNAQ